A single region of the Alosa alosa isolate M-15738 ecotype Scorff River chromosome 6, AALO_Geno_1.1, whole genome shotgun sequence genome encodes:
- the LOC125296645 gene encoding ferredoxin-2, mitochondrial-like → MLRCRFKYGIFVPRINNVYVTSSQRTRSEAFHVTKRGLATSELLRQEAQNVGSQDSDDVVDVVYIDRSGQRVPVKAKIGDNALYLAHKHGIELEGACEASLACSTCHVYVSKGHFEKLPTPDEREDDMLDMAPMLQENSRLGCQVVFTPELDGIELTLPKVTRNFYVDGHVPTPH, encoded by the exons ATGTTAAGATGTAGGTTTAAATATGGTATCTTCGTGCCGAGGATCAATAATGTCTATGTTACATCATCCCAGCGGACCAGAAGTGAAGCGTTCCATGTAACAAAAAGAGGACTGGCAACATCAGAAT TGCTGCGTCAAGAAGCGCAGAATGTCGgttcccaagattctgatgatgT AGTTGACGTCGTATATATTGACCGGTCAGGGCAAAGAGTTCCCGTGAAGGCTAAAATCGGAGACAATGCGCTCTACCTTGCACATAAACACGGCATCGAGCTCGAAG GTGCATGTGAGGCGTCACTTGCTTGTTCCACTTGCCATGTGTATGTAAGCAAAGGCCACTTTGAGAAGCTACCAACGCCAGACGAAAG GGAGGATGATATGCTGGACATGGCTCCGATGCTTCAGGAGAACTCTCGTCTGGGCTGCCAGGTTGTCTTCACACCGGAGCTGGATGGCATTGAGCTCACTTTACCCAAGGTCACTCGCAACTTCTATGTAGATGGTCATGTCCCCACCCCTCACTAA
- the foxd7 gene encoding forkhead box D7: protein MTLDAEPMEDIDIDVVGEGSKGAEDGDLKASASLDTRVASEYGSATATLPANQHDEDGASNSLAPRSPSMSNKSTQVKPPYSYIALITMAILQSPKKRLTLSEICDFISQRFAYYREKFPAWQNSIRHNLSLNDCFIKMPREPGNPGKGNYWTMDPDSSDMFENGSFLRRRKRFKRQHFRFGILKEQALEATGFPHFPYGRYGFGSACLQLPRLEVYPLRFHQHSHPTCAPGIPPGSSILPSLSTLLCRNAFAAKASAESPGMAIECFNPTRPNAHCSALSLDSPFVSSAMLQHGTFPHFLNLQYEYEKLQTLRSDLTNKHIVSN, encoded by the coding sequence ATGACCTTGGATGCAGAGCCAATGGAGGATATTGATATCGACGTAGTAGGAGAGGGCAGTAAAGGGGCTGAAGACGGCGATCTGAAGGCGTCAGCCTCTTTGGACACGAGAGTTGCGTCCGAGTATGGATCAGCCACGGCAACTTTGCCTGCTAATCAACATGATGAGGACGGTGCCTCTAATAGCTTGGCACCAAGGTCCCCCTCAATGTCGAACAAAAGCACACAAGTGAAGCCTCCGTACTCGTACATCGCTTTGATAACCATGGCCATTCTCCAGAGTCCGAAGAAGCGTCTCACTCTGAGCGAGATATGCGACTTCATCAGCCAGCGCTTCGCATACTACCGAGAGAAGTTTCCGGCATGGCAAAACTCCATCCGACACAACCTCTCGCTCAATGACTGCTTCATCAAAATGCCTCGAGAACCGGGCAATCCTGGCAAAGGGAATTACTGGACCATGGACCCCGACTCCTCCGACATGTTCGAGAACGGAAGCTTTTTACGGCGAAGGAAAAGGTTTAAGAGACAACACTTTAGgtttgggattctcaaagaacAAGCGCTCGAAGCCACTGGCTTTCCCCATTTTCCTTACGGAAGATACGGGTTCGGTTCGGCTTGTCTGCAACTGCCACGTCTAGAAGTGTATCCTCTCCGCTTCCATCAGCATTCGCACCCGACCTGTGCGCCCGGAATCCCACCTGGCAGCAGCATCCTGCCCTCGCTGTCAACACTCCTATGCCGGAACGCGTTCGCTGCTAAAGCCTCTGCCGAGTCTCCTGGGATGGCCATCGAGTGCTTTAACCCGACTCGGCCTAATGCGCACTGTTCTGCACTTTCCCTCGACTCTCCATTCGTGTCTTCTGCCATGCTCCAGCACGGCACTTTCCCCCATTTTCTAAATCTACAATACGAGTACGAGAAACTCCAAAC